A section of the Humulus lupulus chromosome 2, drHumLupu1.1, whole genome shotgun sequence genome encodes:
- the LOC133817226 gene encoding alkane hydroxylase MAH1-like isoform X2: protein MAMVIVGMVIFALLVLVIHHWWRHRNAIIMNWPILGMLPMLLYNVPRMHDFATELMRRSGGTFEFKGPLFSGMDFIITCDPLNLQHITTTKFSNYPKGKEFREVLDVLGDGILNVDSDLWRLQRKMFQIWTRRHLNFDSFVATTLHRKVVNDLIPFLNHATETITEVDLQVTLQRMITFDNAILFIFGLDLASYSFKSPKLEYQKAFNEIQEAVFQRHILPKSYWKLQRWLQVGTERKLRIAREKFDEFIFQCISLKREQMRHTNNETNNEEANFGMLTVYMEEKEKPYSDKFLRDVAFSFLAATRDTLTAGLCWFFWLVATHPDIEIKILEEMKEKLAAIYETFRLYPSVPFNHRTPTKADVFPSGHHVKPKQMVLTSVYSTGRMEEVWGKDCLEFKPERWISEQGEFVYVPPHKFPAFHIGPRTCLGKDMTLIQMKVMALTILKNYHFHVVERHPVSPNLTITINMKYGLKMRISKRS, encoded by the exons ATGGCTATGGTGATAGTTGGGATGGTTATATTTGCTTTATTAGTTCTTGTGATTCATCATTGGTGGCGACATAGAAACGCAATAATCATGAATTGGCCGATCTTGGGCATGCTGCCGATGCTGCTGTATAACGTCCCACGCATGCATGACTTCGCAACAGAGCTTATGAGGAGAAGTGGGGGCACATTTGAGTTCAAAGGCCCTTTGTTTAGTGGCATGGATTTCATAATCACATGCGATCCTTTGAATCTTCAACACATCACCACCACTAAATTCTCTAACTATCCTAAAGGAAAAGAATTCAGGGAGGTGCTTGATGTTCTCGGAGATGGGATTCTCAATGTTGATTCTGATTTATGGAGACTTCAAAGAAAAATGTTTCAAATCTGGACTCGAAGGCATCTTAATTTTGATTCATTTGTTGCAACGACTCTCCACCGAAAGGTCGTCAATGACTTAATCCCATTTCTTAATCACGCCACTGAAACTATAACTgag GTTGATCTACAAGTAACATTGCAACGAATGATCACATTTGATAATGCAATTCTATTCATTTTTGGGCTGGATCTTGCTTCTTATTCATTTAAATCACCCAAACTCGAATACCAAAAGGCATTTAATGAGATTCAAGAGGCAGTGTTTCAACGACATATTTTACCAAAAAGCTATTGGAAGTTGCAAAGATGGTTACAAGTCGGAACTGAGAGAAAGCTCAGAATAGCACGAGAAAAGTTCGATGAATTCATATTCCAATGCATCTCGCTAAAACGAGAACAAATGAGGCACACAAATAATGAAACTAATAACGAAGAAGCTAATTTTGGTATGTTAACAGTTTACATGGAAGAAAAAGAGAAACCATATTCAGATAAGTTTCTCAGAGACGTGGCATTTAGCTTTCTGGCGGCGACAAGGGACACTTTGACCGCTGGACTGTGTTGGTTCTTTTGGCTTGTGGCGACTCACCCTGATATAGAGATCAAAATTCTTGAAGAAATGAAAGAGAAATTGGCAG CAATATATGAAACATTTCGTCTCTATCCATCGGTGCCTTTCAACCATAGAACTCCAACTAAAGCAGACGTTTTTCCAAGTGGTCACCATGTAAAGCCAAAGCAAATGGTGTTGACGTCTGTTTACTCAACGGGGAGAATGGAAGAGGTTTGGGGAAAAGACTGTTTGGAGTTCAAGCCAGAGAGATGGATTTCAGAGCAAGGAGAGTTTGTTTATGTACCACCTCACAAGTTTCCAGCCTTTCACATTGGACCAAGGACTTGTTTGGGTAAGGACATGACTTTGATTCAGATGAAAGTCATGGCCCTCACTATTCTTAAAAATTACCATTTTCATGTTGTGGAAAGACATCCAGTATCTCCTAATTTAACCATCACCATTAACATGAAATATGGACTCAAAATGAGGATTTCTAAAAGATCTTGA
- the LOC133817226 gene encoding alkane hydroxylase MAH1-like isoform X1, with product MAMVIVGMVIFALLVLVIHHWWRHRNAIIMNWPILGMLPMLLYNVPRMHDFATELMRRSGGTFEFKGPLFSGMDFIITCDPLNLQHITTTKFSNYPKGKEFREVLDVLGDGILNVDSDLWRLQRKMFQIWTRRHLNFDSFVATTLHRKVVNDLIPFLNHATETITEVDLQVTLQRMITFDNAILFIFGLDLASYSFKSPKLEYQKAFNEIQEAVFQRHILPKSYWKLQRWLQVGTERKLRIAREKFDEFIFQCISLKREQMRHTNNETNNEEANFGMLTVYMEEKEKPYSDKFLRDVAFSFLAATRDTLTAGLCWFFWLVATHPDIEIKILEEMKEKLAGNCNNLNYNFNSEELSKLVYLQAAIYETFRLYPSVPFNHRTPTKADVFPSGHHVKPKQMVLTSVYSTGRMEEVWGKDCLEFKPERWISEQGEFVYVPPHKFPAFHIGPRTCLGKDMTLIQMKVMALTILKNYHFHVVERHPVSPNLTITINMKYGLKMRISKRS from the exons ATGGCTATGGTGATAGTTGGGATGGTTATATTTGCTTTATTAGTTCTTGTGATTCATCATTGGTGGCGACATAGAAACGCAATAATCATGAATTGGCCGATCTTGGGCATGCTGCCGATGCTGCTGTATAACGTCCCACGCATGCATGACTTCGCAACAGAGCTTATGAGGAGAAGTGGGGGCACATTTGAGTTCAAAGGCCCTTTGTTTAGTGGCATGGATTTCATAATCACATGCGATCCTTTGAATCTTCAACACATCACCACCACTAAATTCTCTAACTATCCTAAAGGAAAAGAATTCAGGGAGGTGCTTGATGTTCTCGGAGATGGGATTCTCAATGTTGATTCTGATTTATGGAGACTTCAAAGAAAAATGTTTCAAATCTGGACTCGAAGGCATCTTAATTTTGATTCATTTGTTGCAACGACTCTCCACCGAAAGGTCGTCAATGACTTAATCCCATTTCTTAATCACGCCACTGAAACTATAACTgag GTTGATCTACAAGTAACATTGCAACGAATGATCACATTTGATAATGCAATTCTATTCATTTTTGGGCTGGATCTTGCTTCTTATTCATTTAAATCACCCAAACTCGAATACCAAAAGGCATTTAATGAGATTCAAGAGGCAGTGTTTCAACGACATATTTTACCAAAAAGCTATTGGAAGTTGCAAAGATGGTTACAAGTCGGAACTGAGAGAAAGCTCAGAATAGCACGAGAAAAGTTCGATGAATTCATATTCCAATGCATCTCGCTAAAACGAGAACAAATGAGGCACACAAATAATGAAACTAATAACGAAGAAGCTAATTTTGGTATGTTAACAGTTTACATGGAAGAAAAAGAGAAACCATATTCAGATAAGTTTCTCAGAGACGTGGCATTTAGCTTTCTGGCGGCGACAAGGGACACTTTGACCGCTGGACTGTGTTGGTTCTTTTGGCTTGTGGCGACTCACCCTGATATAGAGATCAAAATTCTTGAAGAAATGAAAGAGAAATTGGCAGGTAATTGtaataatttaaattataatttcaatAGTGAAGAATTGAGTAAGTTGGTGTATCTACAAGCAGCAATATATGAAACATTTCGTCTCTATCCATCGGTGCCTTTCAACCATAGAACTCCAACTAAAGCAGACGTTTTTCCAAGTGGTCACCATGTAAAGCCAAAGCAAATGGTGTTGACGTCTGTTTACTCAACGGGGAGAATGGAAGAGGTTTGGGGAAAAGACTGTTTGGAGTTCAAGCCAGAGAGATGGATTTCAGAGCAAGGAGAGTTTGTTTATGTACCACCTCACAAGTTTCCAGCCTTTCACATTGGACCAAGGACTTGTTTGGGTAAGGACATGACTTTGATTCAGATGAAAGTCATGGCCCTCACTATTCTTAAAAATTACCATTTTCATGTTGTGGAAAGACATCCAGTATCTCCTAATTTAACCATCACCATTAACATGAAATATGGACTCAAAATGAGGATTTCTAAAAGATCTTGA